A region of Salirhabdus salicampi DNA encodes the following proteins:
- the hisF gene encoding imidazole glycerol phosphate synthase subunit HisF — protein sequence MLAKRIVPCLDVNKGRVVKGQKFENIVDVADPVELAKRYSELGADEIVYYDITASNEARDIFIDVVEITAKEVRVPLTVGGGIRTIEDFRKVLNAGADKVSVNSAAVADPQIIKKAAEKFGSQCVVLSIDAKQDENGKWMVYTNGGRKATGMDAVAWAKEGEKLGAGEIVLNAINTDGVRTGYSLNITKEIAENVKVPVVASGGAGVAEHFLEILQEGKADAALAASVFHYNEIEMSSLKNYLFENGVEVRRTV from the coding sequence ATGCTAGCAAAGCGTATTGTGCCATGTTTAGATGTAAATAAAGGAAGAGTTGTAAAAGGGCAAAAGTTTGAAAATATTGTAGATGTTGCAGATCCTGTAGAATTAGCAAAGCGTTATAGTGAGCTGGGAGCAGATGAAATTGTGTATTACGATATAACAGCCTCAAATGAAGCACGTGATATATTTATTGACGTTGTTGAAATTACAGCTAAAGAAGTTCGTGTTCCGTTAACTGTTGGCGGGGGAATTCGTACGATTGAAGATTTTCGGAAAGTATTGAATGCAGGGGCTGATAAAGTTTCGGTAAATAGCGCGGCTGTAGCAGATCCACAAATTATTAAAAAGGCGGCAGAGAAGTTTGGCAGTCAATGTGTAGTTCTATCTATCGATGCTAAACAAGATGAAAATGGAAAGTGGATGGTTTACACAAATGGTGGTCGTAAAGCGACAGGCATGGATGCTGTAGCATGGGCAAAAGAAGGAGAAAAATTAGGCGCAGGGGAAATCGTTTTGAATGCAATAAATACCGATGGTGTACGCACTGGGTATAGTTTAAATATTACAAAAGAAATCGCAGAAAATGTAAAAGTACCTGTTGTTGCTTCTGGAGGTGCGGGAGTAGCTGAACATTTCTTAGAAATTTTACAAGAAGGAAAAGCCGATGCTGCATTAGCTGCATCCGTTTTCCACTACAATGAAATAGAAATGAGTTCTCTAAAAAACTATTTATTTGAAAATGGTGTAGAAGTGAGGCGTACCGTGTAA